The following DNA comes from Streptomyces sp. NBC_00690.
GAGCAGATGGTCCGCCTTTTCATGCGCGGTACGCGATCGGGGGTTGCGCTCCCGATAGGTCAGACGTTCCCCCGCGAGCAGGGCGGACAGCCGGGTACGGTCCACCGGATTCATCTCGTTCACCTCGTCCAGGGCTGTGCATAGGGGGCTGAAGGGCTCGTCGGTACGGGCGGGGCGTCCGCCGCACATCGCAGCGCGCTCGCCGGCGACCGGACACCCGGCCGGGTCATGGTGTGTCTTCCGTCGGTGCCGGTCCTGGGCACTCCCCCGGGCCGACGGACGGATCCCGAGCCGGGTCCGCAGGGTCATATCCGCTGTCGCTGGCACGGGCGAAGGGGGCGCGGATACGGTCGGTTTCCGCCGTGTCCACCGCACCGGCGTCATCCAGCACCACCCGGTAGATCCGCCGGGCGCGGTCCATACTGATCCAGCCCTCCCGGACGTCCAGGGCCACGGCCCAGGGATCGCGGGTGTCGGGTGGGCCGTATCCCCCGCCGCCGCTGGTGCGGGCCACCAGCCGCTCACCCTCCGCCACCCGTACCGGGCCGCAGATGTCGAGATCGCTGAGGTGTCCGTCCCGGTGCCGCAACTGTTGGGCCGAGCGTGCCCCGGCCAGTCCGCCGCGCGCACCGCTCATCGGATGGACGGACCCGTCGTTGGCGTACACCGCCTCCAGGTCGCCGCCGACCGGGCCGTACTCGACGGTCAACCCGGGGGCACCGCGCATCCGTCCGGCGCCCTCGGTGTCCCGGGCGAGCCTGCGCTCATGGATCACCAGCGGCTGCTTCAACTCGTCGATCTCAACGCTGTCGAGCAGCAGTGTGCCGCCGCTGCCAAGGTCGTCCATCGTCAGCCAGCCGTCGTTGAAGGGCCCGGCCGCGCCCCCGTTCGTGCCGGTGAAGATCTGGTTGACGAACGGTTCGGCGCCGCCACCGCGCCGATCGACACCCGAGACGACCGCCTCCGATGGGGACATTCCGGTGCCGACCTCGGCCATCCCGATTCCATCGCCGAGATCGGCGAAGGCGCGCTGCACGATGTTGCCGAGCCGGTTGGCGAGATTGGTCGTCGCGACCGAGCAGCTCACCGGGTGCCGTGGGATGCCCACCACACAGTTCTCCCGCAGGTGCACGCGCACCCTGCGGAAGCTGCCCTGGTTGTGCGGAACCGTGTGGTCGATGCTGTTGAACACACCGATCAGCGCGGCCGTGCGGGAGGAAGCCTCGCTGAGGTTCAGTCCGCTGGGCACGCAGTCGGGGTTGTCCCTCAGATCGATGTCGATCATCCCGCGGGCGGGATCGACGGCGACCTTCGCGCTGATCGGGACGCCGTCCGGGACCCCGGGGAAAGGATCGTGCCGGGTCGTCACGGTTGTCTCGCCCGCGGGCAGCCCGGCGATCGCCGCCGCCATCCGGGACTCGCCGTAGTCGAGCCAGTCATGGGCGAAGGAGTCGAGGGCGTCCCAGCCGACCTCCTCGGCGAGCCGCAGCAGCGACTGCTCCCCGATCCGGGCGCTGCCCAGGATGGCGAGGTAGTCGCCGCGCCATTGGTGCGGGACGCGGATGCGCATCTCGCACATGCGCAGGATGTCCGCGCGGTCGGTGTAGTCCTCCTGGACGCGGACGACCGGGAAGATCAACGCGCCCTCCTCGTACACGTCCCGGGCGCTCGCCATGTACGTCGTCGGTACGGAGTTGCCGCAGTCCGCCTGGTGGGCCTTGGCGAGCACGGTGAACCGGTGCACGCCCGCGTCGTCCACCACCGGCACCAGGATGGAGTGATCGGCGGCGTGGGTGTTGCCGTGGTACGGGGAGTTATGGAGGAAGGCATCCCCCGCGCGGAGTTCGGGATGGAACTCCAGCAGCGAACGCGCCTGGAGGTCGGGTCCGCCCATCACATGGATCGGCGGGCTCTGGCCGGTCATCAACACCCCGCCTTCGGCGGTCAGCACACAGCAGGAGAAGTCCCGTGCCGTGTTGAGCACTCCCGAACGGCCGCTGCGAGCAAGGGTGTTGGACATCCGGCGGACGATCGCCTCGAATCGATGGGCGAGGACCGCGAGTCCGGCCCCGTCCCGTACGGCTCCCCCGTCGCCGTCCCGGGCACCGCCCCTGGCAGGTGGGGCGCTTCGCTCCGTGGTCATCTCGTCTCCTTCTGCCGGTCGGGACCGGTTCGTTGTGAGGCGTCCTTTGCCGGATGGATGACGAGGGAGCCGGAGTCGCTGACCTCGCCGGTGCCGTGGTCGGCGACGACCACCGTGGTGAAGGGCGACTCGATGAGCACGGGGCCCTGGAGCACCTCACCGGGGGCGATGCCCGACAGGGGCCGTACCGGGATGTCGGTCATGCCCCGACCCGGGACATAGGCCCGCCGCACCCCGGCGGGGGCGGCCTGGCCCGGCCGGGCGGTCAGAACACCGGTACGGCCGGCCAGCGGCACCCGGGCCCGGGCACCCCAGCTGACCACCTCGACCGGTGAGTCCTCGTCCGTGATGCCGAGGATGCGCTGGTGGACGGCGTGGAAGTCGGCCTCGAACTCCCTGACGGCATCCGCCGTGGCGAATGACTCGCTGCGCAGGGGCACCACCAGTTCCCAGATCTGTTGTGGGTACCGTGCCTCCGCGAAGAGTGTGACGGTCATACCGGCCGGATCCGCTCCCACATGCCCGGCGAACTCGCCGCACCGCAGGAGCAGTCCGGCAAGGGCCGCGTTCACCCGGTCCGCCTCGAAACCGCTCGTCACCGCCGGGACCGTCGCGGTGTACACCGCCCGCAGATCGGACATCAGCGCCCCGGATGCGGCCAGCGCCGCGCCGACGGCCGGCACCACCAGAGTGCGGCAGCCCAACCGCTGCGCGACCGCCGCCGCATTGAGCCCGGCTGCGCCACCGCCGCCGACGAGGACGGCCCTGGACGGATCGATGCCCTGTTGGAGGGTGATCTCCTCGATCGCCCGGACCATGTGCTCGGTGGTGAGTTCGAGTACGGCGTGGGCGGCGGCGACCGGATCGACACCGAGCGGTCGGGCGACATCGTCGGTGATCGCCGCGAGCGCCGCGTCCGGGTCGAGCGCCATGGCGCCGCTGGAGAAGGAGGCCGGATCGAGGTACCCCAGCACCAGGGCGGCGTCGGTCACCGTGGCCCGGACACCGCCGCGCCCGTAACACGCCGGACCCGGCACCGAACCTGCGCTCATCGGACCG
Coding sequences within:
- a CDS encoding hydantoinase B/oxoprolinase family protein, with the translated sequence MTTERSAPPARGGARDGDGGAVRDGAGLAVLAHRFEAIVRRMSNTLARSGRSGVLNTARDFSCCVLTAEGGVLMTGQSPPIHVMGGPDLQARSLLEFHPELRAGDAFLHNSPYHGNTHAADHSILVPVVDDAGVHRFTVLAKAHQADCGNSVPTTYMASARDVYEEGALIFPVVRVQEDYTDRADILRMCEMRIRVPHQWRGDYLAILGSARIGEQSLLRLAEEVGWDALDSFAHDWLDYGESRMAAAIAGLPAGETTVTTRHDPFPGVPDGVPISAKVAVDPARGMIDIDLRDNPDCVPSGLNLSEASSRTAALIGVFNSIDHTVPHNQGSFRRVRVHLRENCVVGIPRHPVSCSVATTNLANRLGNIVQRAFADLGDGIGMAEVGTGMSPSEAVVSGVDRRGGGAEPFVNQIFTGTNGGAAGPFNDGWLTMDDLGSGGTLLLDSVEIDELKQPLVIHERRLARDTEGAGRMRGAPGLTVEYGPVGGDLEAVYANDGSVHPMSGARGGLAGARSAQQLRHRDGHLSDLDICGPVRVAEGERLVARTSGGGGYGPPDTRDPWAVALDVREGWISMDRARRIYRVVLDDAGAVDTAETDRIRAPFARASDSGYDPADPARDPSVGPGECPGPAPTEDTP